Proteins co-encoded in one Lates calcarifer isolate ASB-BC8 unplaced genomic scaffold, TLL_Latcal_v3 _unitig_5086_quiver_549, whole genome shotgun sequence genomic window:
- the LOC127140832 gene encoding uncharacterized protein LOC127140832 — protein sequence MLLSIDADIVLPGCPTFSDVRSEIVNMKQQMEESEQVATNKLHCLDEETEHLTAEQSLLAEQKKQRESELENLKTQLESYRSSLQSYTEALETERRNLRSAEDTLGDMTQRRDEAARNVEIGAILMVIPIVGWIAGGIMIGVGEREMSEASDAVDRAKKEVENCESQVSSYSDKVSEYRSYTYRAECDIQEADRKIDEAKAKQQALTVKREVVADVQAKMRRAVHQLGPLCGAGSAAELQTRHQILLEPVVKVMQEITTALGHITGEDLLHTEGIKRLMLDLKTNQDKLKQLADTKKSSDDDFY from the exons ATGCTCCTCAGTATAGACGCAGACATCGTCCTTCCTGGATGTCCGACCTTTAGCGATGTCAGATCAGAGATTGTGAACATGaagcagcagatggaggagtCAGAGCAGGTGGCCACAAACAAGCTTCACTGTCTGGATGAGGAGACTGAGCATCTCACTGCAGAGCAGAGTCTGttagcagagcagaaaaaacagagagagtctGAGTTAGAgaacctgaaaacacagctggagTCCTACAGATCCTCTCTGCAGAGTTACACTGAAgctctggagacagagaggagaaacctGAGGTCAGCAGAAGACACCCTGGGAGACATGACTCAGAGAAGAGACGAGGCTGCAAGAAACGTGGAAATTGGAGCTATTCTCATGGTTATCCCCATTGTGGGATGGATTGCTg GTGGAATAATGATTGGTGTTGGAGAAAGGGAAATGAGTGAGGCCTCTGATGCTGTAGACAGAGCTAAGAAGGAAGTGGAGAACTGTGAATCTCAGGTGAGCTCATATTctgacaaagtgtctgagtaCAGATCCTACACCTATCGAGCTGAGTGTGACATCCAAGAGGCTGACAGGAAGATTGATGAGGCCAAGGCCAAACAGCAGGCTCTGACTGTGAAGAGGGAGGTCGTTGCTGATGTTCAGGCTAAAATGAGACGAGCCGTCCATCAGCTGGGGCCGCTGTGTGGGGCAGGGAGTGCAGCAGAGCTGCAGACCCGACACCAGATCCTGCTGGAGCCTGTGGTGAAGGTGATGCAGGAGATTACAACAGCACTGGGTCACATCACTGGAGAGGATCTGCTGCACACAGAAGGTATAAAGAGGCTGATGTTGGACTTGAAGACAAaccaagacaaactgaaacaacttGCTGACACCAAGAAGAGTTCAGATGATGATTTCTACTGA
- the LOC108873614 gene encoding uncharacterized protein LOC108873614, which yields MDIQIAKTTQSLTTAAEMRETTKMLMKPNANWEEYLTPAPLSIAIMAELVFISRCDDFSINKNPPKDGFKFIKYPESFRACLMQVCNSGWHAFNEAHKNMDQIRIHTSTVPDYMKAAVNILFNGTDEVIENLLPNQLENIRTIADECVTLADSVEKKYADVINLIQELLEACINAEHFYGEELERVKMKLEETKLREQSARQLNDRSKKVMEDMSKQVEEAQNTYKKAMDSLPSGWEMIGMDFVESVSSALTVFINGCAAYASARYFNVPFGSSKLFSQATTNQNICDETEDEITQMKAYSKSAEILKLAASLKQHVSDSEIDWKNLYDQKNKSMKTAWTEEQFKRISEELQKMPNDNMCKIALSLCERGITICEELATYTPDQTWDEKKTKQLIKDIQELNDGALTFDTKSKAASGTPALTPKPPMMFKADNSSGGKSAGQRASEDARFRIEQSQAQLKHVRQSYEKCVENMEKNQKELTDILVEMQNCKINEIDFDTKIKMLVKGLDAMGRVKEQWEKMVLFFQMVSNIVKTSLSKTMHNFVKTSEDTKKLSYNGKLFAKDLLYNQAFQASNIASLVHVISETYTEVSNKYLMDRVSSLGKLMAMDKEKPEFLQERLNLQESCQEAQRGILQLVLKNKKEFEIKTDARMKKIEGELKAILPAAPPEETERIKEIVQDGFSKDEEESYY from the coding sequence TCTATCGCCATCATGGCGGAACTCGTCTTCATCTCCCGCTGTGATGACTTCTCTATCAACAAGAACCCCCCAAAAGATGGCTTCAAGTTCATTAAGTACCCAGAGTCCTTCAGAGCCTGTCTTATGCAGGTCTGTAACTCGGGCTGGCACGCATTCAACGAGGCCCACAAGAACATGGATCAGATCCGCATTCACACGAGCACAGTTCCTGATTACATGAAGGCTGCAGTCAACATTCTGTTCAATGGCACTGATGAAGTTATTGAAAATCTCCTGCCAAATCAACTGGAAAACATTCGCACCATTGCAGACGAGTGTGTGACACTAGCAGACAGTGTTGAAAAGAAGTATGCTGATGTTATCAATTTAATCCAGGAGCTGTTGGAGGCCTGTATCAATGCTGAACACTTTTATGGAGAAGAACTGGAAAGGGTTAAGATGAAACTGGAGGAAACCAAACTGAGGGAGCAGAGTGCAAGACAGCTGAATGACCGGTCCAAGAAAGTGATGGAGGACATGTCAAAGCAGGTGGAAGAAGCACAAAACACCTACAAGAAAGCCATGGATTCTCTTCCCTCTGGGTGGGAAATGATCGGCATGGATTTTGTTGAATCAGTCTCATCAGCGCTGACAGTATTCATCAATGGATGCGCTGCTTATGCCTCAGCTCGTTATTTCAATGTACCATTTGGATCAAGTAAGTTATTCTCTCAAGCAACCACCAACCAAAACATCTGTGATGAAACAGAGGATGAGATCACACAAATGAAAGCATACAGCAAGTCTGCAGAGATTCTGAAGCTTGCAGCATCTCTCAAACAACATGTGAGTGACAGTGAAATAGACTGGAAGAACCTGTATGATCAgaagaataaaagcatgaagACTGCATGGACTGAGGAACAATTCAAAAGGATCTCTGAGGAACTGCAGAAGATGCCAAATGACAACATGTGTAAGATCGCTCTGTCACTCTGTGAAAGAGGCATTACCATCTGTGAGGAGCTGGCAACATATACTCCAGATCAGACATGGGATGAGAAGAAAACTAAACAGCTGATAAAGGACATTCAGGAGTTGAATGATGGCGCCCTCACTTTTGACACTAAGAGCAAAGCAGCTTCAGGTACTCCAGCTCTTACCCCCAAACCACCGATGATGTTCAAAGCAGACAACAGCTCAGGAGGAAAGTCTGCTGGTCAGAGAGCATCTGAGGATGCTCGTTTCCGCATCGAGCAGAGCCAAGCACAACTCAAACACGTACGACAGTCATATGAGAAGTGTGTGGAGAACATGGAGAAGAATCAGAAGGAGCTGACTGACATCCTGGTTGAGATGCAGAACTGCAAAATCAATGAGATCGACTTTGATACCAAAATCAAAATGCTGGTCAAAGGTCTCGATGCCATGGGCAGAGTCAAAGAGCAGTGGGAGAAGATGGTGCTGTTCTTCCAGATGGTCTCCAACATCGTCAAAACCAGCCTCAGCAAGACAATGCACAATTTTGtcaagacatctgaagacacCAAGAAGCTTTCTTACAATGGAAAGCTCTTTGCAAAAGACCTCCTGTACAACCAGGCCTTTCAAGCCTCCAACATTGCCAGCCTGGTCCACGTGATCTCAGAGACCTACACTGAAGTGTCCAACAAGTACCTGATGGACAGAGTGAGCAGCCTGGGTAAGCTCATGGCCATGGATAAGGAGAAACCAGAGTTCCTTCAAGAGCGTCTGAATCTGCAGGAGTCCTGTCAGGAAGCTCAGAGAGGGATTCTGCAGCTGGTCCTGAAGAACAAGAAAGAATTTGAGATAAAGACCGATGCCAGGATGAAGAAAATAGAGGGTGAACTGAAGGCCATTCTTCCAGCTGCTCCACctgaggagactgagagaatCAAAGAGATCGTTCAGGACGGCTTCAgtaaagatgaagaggagagttACTACTGA